One region of Limnospira fusiformis SAG 85.79 genomic DNA includes:
- a CDS encoding DEAD/DEAH box helicase, with product MHDPIGAFDKIRDNFLLYIKTAFGTKFPEIEQERERLLGEPGVFYQEPWLEPLPQYQRSGQTIHQLHLEDVPGLDETTLAEFKQLAGCGLVGDYQLYSHQVEMLRRALQGQNAVVTAGTGSGKTESFLLPLFAYLVRESRNWDAPNSEPPHLNDWWKNEDWQNQCNPKVTKRQRMQRSYRVPQRSHETRDAAVRALILYPMNALVEDQLTRLRRALDSESAREWLKQHRNGNRIYFGRYNGVTPVPGHELKEKGNPNKDKIDKLVDEMKQLELSAKAADEHDRETGNGEVRFFFPRLDGAEMRCRWDMQDEPPDILITNYSMLSIMLMRDVDKDIFEKTKEWLKKDDSVFHLIVDELHLYRGTSGTEVAYLLRLLLQRLGLHPGHPKLRILASSASLEPNDPESLEFLSQFFGTEWHSEQIIPGSLEEIPTIEGDYLLCPEPFIALAESSKSNNIDNTIEEEIRQFPEYEQCRSIIESESTSVRARMLHGCTKSEQTRAVSIDCFAQGIFGNHLDPQMRRQAARGLLMARGLYNGSISLPSFRLHWFFRNIEGLWACVKPNYDCHENECSENRPIGRLYVENPPILCDRYRVLELLRCEQCGTVFLGGNRLTLPNNEGWELLPTEPDIEGIPDRQAAKLVERRTYPEYAVFWPSRDIDKDVSARRLGVK from the coding sequence ATGCACGATCCCATTGGAGCTTTCGATAAAATCCGCGATAACTTCTTACTCTACATTAAAACCGCGTTCGGTACTAAGTTTCCTGAAATCGAACAGGAGCGAGAAAGGCTTCTGGGGGAACCTGGTGTATTTTATCAGGAACCCTGGCTAGAGCCACTGCCTCAATACCAGCGTTCTGGTCAGACGATCCATCAGCTACACTTAGAAGACGTTCCAGGCTTAGACGAGACGACCTTAGCAGAATTTAAACAACTAGCAGGTTGTGGACTGGTTGGCGATTATCAACTCTACAGCCACCAAGTTGAAATGCTCCGCAGAGCTTTACAAGGACAAAACGCTGTGGTTACAGCGGGGACGGGTTCCGGGAAAACTGAATCTTTTCTTTTGCCCTTATTTGCTTACCTTGTCCGAGAGTCAAGAAACTGGGACGCTCCCAATTCAGAACCTCCTCATCTCAATGACTGGTGGAAAAATGAAGATTGGCAAAATCAATGCAATCCAAAAGTCACCAAACGACAGCGAATGCAGCGTTCTTATCGCGTTCCTCAAAGAAGCCATGAAACCCGCGATGCAGCAGTACGGGCGTTGATTTTATATCCCATGAATGCCCTGGTGGAGGACCAGCTTACTCGACTTCGCCGCGCCCTCGATTCCGAATCGGCTAGAGAATGGCTCAAACAACATAGAAATGGCAATCGGATTTACTTTGGCAGATACAACGGCGTTACGCCAGTACCGGGACATGAACTCAAGGAAAAGGGCAACCCAAACAAAGACAAAATCGACAAGCTGGTAGATGAAATGAAGCAGCTCGAGTTATCTGCGAAGGCTGCAGATGAACACGATCGCGAAACGGGCAACGGTGAAGTTCGCTTCTTTTTTCCTCGATTAGATGGGGCAGAAATGCGCTGCCGTTGGGATATGCAAGACGAGCCGCCTGACATCCTGATTACCAACTACAGTATGCTCAGTATCATGCTGATGCGGGATGTAGATAAAGATATATTCGAGAAAACTAAAGAATGGTTAAAAAAGGATGACAGCGTTTTTCATTTAATCGTTGATGAGTTGCACCTTTACCGGGGAACGTCTGGGACGGAAGTTGCCTATTTGCTGCGTTTGCTGCTACAACGCTTAGGACTTCATCCCGGACACCCCAAACTGAGAATTTTAGCTTCTAGCGCCTCTCTGGAACCCAACGATCCAGAAAGTTTAGAATTCCTATCGCAATTTTTTGGCACTGAATGGCATTCCGAACAAATCATCCCCGGAAGTCTGGAAGAAATTCCAACCATCGAAGGGGACTATCTTCTTTGTCCCGAACCTTTTATCGCTTTAGCTGAATCTTCCAAGAGCAACAATATAGATAACACTATTGAAGAAGAAATACGTCAATTCCCTGAATACGAACAGTGCCGCTCAATTATAGAATCTGAGAGTACCTCTGTCCGAGCGAGAATGCTTCATGGCTGCACCAAGTCAGAACAAACCCGCGCTGTTTCTATAGATTGCTTTGCTCAAGGTATTTTCGGCAACCATTTAGACCCACAGATGCGGCGACAAGCGGCAAGAGGTTTGCTGATGGCGCGAGGTCTATATAATGGCTCAATATCTTTGCCATCTTTCAGACTGCACTGGTTTTTCAGAAATATCGAGGGATTGTGGGCTTGCGTTAAGCCAAATTATGATTGTCATGAAAATGAATGCAGCGAAAATCGACCGATTGGCAGACTTTATGTCGAAAATCCACCCATTCTCTGCGATCGATATCGAGTCTTAGAGCTACTCCGATGCGAACAATGTGGCACTGTATTCTTGGGTGGAAATCGTTTGACTTTACCAAATAATGAGGGTTGGGAACTTTTACCAACAGAACCAGATATCGAAGGCATCCCAGACCGCCAAGCAGCCAAGCTTGTGGAGCGCCGAACCTACCCAGAATATGCAGTTTTTTGGCCTTCAAGAGATATCGATAAAGATGTTAGTGCGAGACGTTTAGGAGTGAAATAA